The following coding sequences lie in one Phalacrocorax carbo chromosome 3, bPhaCar2.1, whole genome shotgun sequence genomic window:
- the C3H1orf131 gene encoding uncharacterized protein C1orf131 homolog, producing the protein MCSGTQTKIVNEEKNANEQEFNFEKARLEVHKFGITGYRKQEQRVWEQERAVMLGAKPPKKEHMNYKTYQEKMKEKKAAKDDDKGKEHKGDSLKKKKKKEQKERKAKRKKSVPSIWPAGQVGKFRDGTLILQSHDIKKIKSSKVIK; encoded by the exons ATGTGTTCCGGCACGCAG aCCAAAATAgtgaatgaagagaaaaatgcaaacgAACAAGAATTTAACTTTGAAAAA GCTCGTCTGGAAGTGCACAAGTTTGGAATCACGGGCTACAGGAAGCAGGAGCAACGTGTATGGGAACAGGAGCGTGCTGTCATGCTGGGAGCCAAG CCCCCCAAAAAGGAACACATGAACTACAAGACTTaccaagagaaaatgaaagagaaaaaagcagcgAAGGATGATGATAAGGGAAAG gaaCATAAAGGTGATTCTCttaagaagaagaagaagaaagaacagaaggaGAG GAAGgccaaaaggaagaaatcagtGCCTAGCATTTGGCCTGCAGGACAAGTTGGAAAATTCAGAGATGGGACCTTGATTCTGCAAAGCCATgacataaagaaaattaaatcatcTAAAGTTATCAAATGA